In Antarcticibacterium arcticum, the genomic stretch TGTAAAATTAAATTTTGCATTGGTCAAATATAGGTCAGGATTTTGACCTGACAAATAAATTATGATAATAACTCAAAAAAAATAATAAGGGGGAAGTTCAATCCCTCTGAATTACCTTTATAATAGGGTATTAAAATTTTAAATTAACCGCAAGGTCAAAATTGTCATAGATGGTATTATCTCCAAGATTATCAAAGAAACTACCGGACCCGTAACGCACATTATATTTTGACCTGTCAATAGTTAAATTAGTGGAGGCAGAATTCTCTTTCCAGTTTAGGTCAAAAGTGATGGGATGGGTTTCATTTTTAATAGTAAGCTTACCCACAACTCCATATACACCATTACTCTTTTTAGAGATCTTGGTAATCACCAATTTAGAAGTGGGATAGGTGGTTACACCAAAAAAATCATCAGATTTTAGGTGCCCTTCAAGTTTCCCTTTATTTTCTCCACTTAGGTCAGTGACCTCAATTGAAGTCATATTCATTACAAATTCTCCACCTACGGGAACCCCATCTTCAATATTGAAATGTCCTTCCTTTAAAGTGATAGTCCCATTGTGTGACCCGGTTACTTTTTCTCCAACCCAGGTAACCTTACTGGTATTTACATCAATGGATTTTTTAATTGGGTTAGTGAAGGCGAAAGTGGTTAAAATAATGGCTAATGCAGTTGTTCCTTTCAAAAATTTTGTTGTCATAGTGTTTGTTTTAAATTGTTGTTTTTACATTAATTGTTTATACAAGAGTAGTCATAAATTTTTTTTATGCTCTTAGCTTTTCAAGAAGGTGATTAAGTTTTTCAATTTCCATTTTAGTAAGATTTTGAGAAATTCTGTGTTCGCTATCTGCAATAACAGGATCAATTTTTTTTAAAAGTTCCATCCCTGTAGCTGTGATAAAGACTTCAATTTTCCTGCGATTCTCTTCACATATGGTACGTTCGACCAACTCTTTTTCAAGCAACTTATCTATAAGTCTCGAAGTATTACTCATTTGATTTACCATTCTATCCTGAATAGTGCTAAGATTGGCCGGTTTCCCTTGTTGCCCCCTTAGGATCCTTAAAACGTTAAATTGCGGAATGGAAATGTCAAAAGGTTTTAAAGATTCTGCCATTAAAGAAGTTGCACGGTTAGTTGAAAGTACAAGATTTATTGCCAGTTTCTTTTCAACAGGCAAAGGGTTTTTGGTTTTTAATATCTCTTCAACTTTCATTGTTAATACAACTTTTGTATGTACAAATGTAATATAACATTTTATAATTTGATTTAAAAAATTGTTAAAATTTAAATTACCTAATCATTCCAGCTTGTTAAATTCATTACTGATAAAGTTAAGCCTAATTAAGTTTTATTTAGAAACCTTTATATTTACAGAACTAAAAATACAAACAAAAATATTATGAAAAATTTGACCCAGGAACAATGGAAGGACGCATTGGAAAAGGATGAAAATGCTTTTATCCTCGATGTTAGAACAGAAGAAGAATTTATTGAAGGTTTCATTCCCGAAGCTAAAAATTTGGATATTTATAAAGGTCAGGATTTTCTAAATGAAGTGGAAAAACTAGATAAGAATAAGAATTATTATGTTTACTGCCGTTCAGGGGCACGCAGTTCCCAGGCCTGTGCTTTGATGAATCAACAAGGTATTGAAAATGCATATAACCTGATGGGTGGAATAACCGAATGGGAGGGTGAAATAGCTCATCAATAGGATGTTATTTTTCCTTTTCCTCAGGGATAAGGTTATATCTTCAATTAATACAAATATCCTCCTTTAAGCTCATTTTTTCATAGGGCCGCTAATAGGAGGATAATTTATTTTTAATAAGTTCAAATTTATGATCCGGGTTTAAAGGCAATGAATAGGTCCCTTCTTCCCAAACCTAACCCGTCTAGATTGTGAATTCCTCTAAATTTTTTTCCGTCTCGATATTTATTTTGTATGCGATTATTTTCTTTGCGGTTAATAGTC encodes the following:
- a CDS encoding YceI family protein encodes the protein MTTKFLKGTTALAIILTTFAFTNPIKKSIDVNTSKVTWVGEKVTGSHNGTITLKEGHFNIEDGVPVGGEFVMNMTSIEVTDLSGENKGKLEGHLKSDDFFGVTTYPTSKLVITKISKKSNGVYGVVGKLTIKNETHPITFDLNWKENSASTNLTIDRSKYNVRYGSGSFFDNLGDNTIYDNFDLAVNLKF
- a CDS encoding MarR family winged helix-turn-helix transcriptional regulator, whose product is MKVEEILKTKNPLPVEKKLAINLVLSTNRATSLMAESLKPFDISIPQFNVLRILRGQQGKPANLSTIQDRMVNQMSNTSRLIDKLLEKELVERTICEENRRKIEVFITATGMELLKKIDPVIADSEHRISQNLTKMEIEKLNHLLEKLRA
- a CDS encoding rhodanese-like domain-containing protein — encoded protein: MKNLTQEQWKDALEKDENAFILDVRTEEEFIEGFIPEAKNLDIYKGQDFLNEVEKLDKNKNYYVYCRSGARSSQACALMNQQGIENAYNLMGGITEWEGEIAHQ